Within the Streptomyces vilmorinianum genome, the region GGCCTGGTTCGCGCAGCCGTCCGGGCTCGCCGCCACCGGGGACCGGCTGTGGATCGCCGACTCCGAGACGAGCGCGGTCCGCTGGATCGACACCGAGGGCGTCGTCCACACCGCCGTCGGCACCGGGCTCTTCGACTTCGGCCACCGCGACGGCGCCGCCGCCCAGGCGCTGCTCCAGCACCCGCTCGGCGTCACGGCCCTCCCCGATGGGTCGATCGCCATCTCCGACACGTACAACCACGCCCTGCGCCGCTTCGATCCGGCGAGCGGCGAGGTGACGACGCTCGCCACCGATCTGCGCGAGCCGAGCGACGCGGTGCTCGTCGGTGACGAGATCGTCGTCGTCGAGTCGGCCCGGCACCGGCTGACCCGGCTGCGGCTGCCCGAGGAAGCCGTCCAGGTCGAGGCGGTCGCCCACCGCACGCAGCGCGAGGCCACCGAGGTCGCCCCCGGCCGGCTGCGGCTCGACGTCGTCTTCCAGGCGCCGACGGGGCAGAAGCTGGACGAGCGGTACGGGCCCTCGACGCGGCTCCTCGTCTCCTCGACCCCGCCGGAGCTGCTGCTCGGCGGCGAGGGCACGGGCACGGATCTCTTCCGGGAGCTCGACCTCAACCCGGCGATCACCGAGGGCGTGCTGCACGTCTCGGCGATGGCGGCGTCCTGCGACGACGACCCGGCCAACGAGTACCCGGCCTGCCATGTGCACCAGCAGGACTGGGGTGTTCCGGTGAAGGTGGCGGAACAGGGTGTCCAGCGCCTGCCGTTGATCCTCGCGGGGATGGACGCGTAGGGCTTTCCCGGCCCTAACGCACGATCCCCTGGTTCCTGGACGGGCGGCCCGCCGCCCCGTCCAGGCAACCGTCCACCCACGCCCGCGGGTTGTGGACGGCACGCTCGCCGCCCATGCCCGTGCGCTCCATCTCCGCGCACTCCCCGTCGCGCAGCGCCCGGAGCTTGCTGATCCGGACGGCCTGCAGATAGCCGCCCTCGTAGGCGATGTCCGTGCCCCAGGGCGGGCGTTCGTCGTACCGCGCGATCACGAGACCACCCGCCGCCGTGGCCAGGAGCACGGCGGCGGTCAGGCACACGATGAACTTCCCTCGGGACGGGCCCTCTTGACGCTCCATGAGAGAGACCGTGTCAGGAGGGGCCTTTCCCGGATGTTTCGCCGGGCCTCGTCGGACCTCGCCGGGCCTCGTCGGACCTCGCCGGGTTTCGCCGGGCCTTTGTCAGGCCTTGTCAGCCTTCCAGGAAGGCGACCAGCGCGTTGGCGAGGTGGTACGGGTCGTCCGCGCCGCACAGCTCACGGGCGCTGTGCATCGACAGGCACGCGACGCCGATGTCGACGGTGCTGATGCCGTGCCGGGCGGCGGTGATCGGGCCGATCGTCGTGCCGCACGGCATGTCGTTGTTGGAGACGAAGGACTGCCACGGCACGCCGGCCTTCTCGCAGGCCGCGGCGAACACGGCCCTGCCGGTGCCGTCGGTCGCGTACCGCTGGTTCACGTTGACCTTGAGGATCGGTCCGCCGTTGGGGCGCGGGTGGTGCGTCGGGTCGTGGCGCTCCGCGTAGTTGGGGTGGACGGCGTGGCCGACGTCGGAGGAGAGGCAGACCGAGCCGGCGAAGGCGCGGGCACGGTCCTCGTAGGCGCCGCCGCGGGCGTAGACGGAGCGCTCCAGGACGTTGCCGAGGAGCGGGCCCTGGGCGCCGGTGTCGGACTCGGAGCCGTTCTCCTCGTGGTCGAAGGCGGCGAGGACCGGGATGTACGCGAGGTCCGGCTGCGCCGACACGGCGGTCAGGGCGGCCACGCCCGCGTGCACCGAGATCAGGTTGTCCATGCGGGGGCCCGCGAGCAGTTCGCGGTCGCGGCCGAGGTAGGAGGGGGCCTCGATGGCGTGGACCATGAGGTCCCAGCCGGCCACGTCCTCGGCGTCCACGCCGGCCTCCTGGGCCACGAAGGAGATCAGGTCGCCCTCGTGGACCTCGCCCAGCCCCCAGATGGGCTGCATGTGGCGCTGCCGGTCGAGCTTGAGGCCGTCGTTGACCTGGCGGTCGAGGTGGATGGCGAGCTGGGGGACGCGCAGCACGGCGCGGTCGACGTTCACCAGCTTCGTCGAGCCGTCCCGCAGGGTGAGGCGGCCGGCGAGTCCGAGGTCGCGGTCGAGCCAGGTGTTGAGCAGCGTGCCGCCGTACGTCTCCACGGCCACCTGGCGCCAGCCCTGGGCGCCCATGTCGGGCTGCGGCTTGACGCGCAGGTTGGGGGAGTCGGTGTGGGCGCCAACGATCCGGTACGGGGTGTGGGCGGCGGCGCCCTCGGGTACGTACCAGGCGATGATCGCGCCGCCGCGGATCACGTACTTCCCGCCGGCCGAGGCGTCCCAGGACGCGGTCTCCTCGACCTGCCGGAATCCGGCCTTCTCCAGGCGCTCGGCCGCGTTCGCCACCACGTGGTACGGCGACGGCGAGACCGCCAGGAAGGTCATGAGGTCGTCGGTGTGGCCACGGTCGAACGCCTGCGAGGGGCGGGAGGGTGCGCTACTCATGCGTTCACCATACGCACGGTCCGAAAGGCGATGACGGGGCCCCGGAAAACGGAACGGGCCGTCCCTGACGGCCAGAGCCGGGCGAGGAAAACGGAACGGCCCACTCCCCTCCCCGGGAGCGAGCCGTTCCTTCGTGGACGGGGCGCGTACTAGAACGCGGCCTCGTCCAGGTCCATCAGCGAGCCGTCGACGGCCTCGGCGAGCGCGCGCTCGGCGCCGACACCCGGCAGGACGTTGGCGGCGAAGAACTTCGCGGCCGCGATCTTGCCCTGGTAGAAGGCCTGGTCCTTGGCGGAGGCGCCGGCGGCCAGCTTCTCGGCGGCGACGGCCGCACCCTTCAGCAGCAGGTAGCCGACGACCACGTCGCCGGAGGCCATCAGCAGGCGGGTGGTGTTGAGGCCGACCTTGTAGATGTTCTTGACGTCCTCGCCGGTGGCGGTGAGGTCGGTGAGCATCTTGCCGACGATGCCCTCCAGGTCCACGGCCGCCTTGGCGAGCGCGTCGCGGGCGCCGGCCAGCTCCTCGCCGCCGGTGCCGACCGCGAGGAACTTCTTGATCTCCTCGGCCAGCGCGTTCAGGGACGCGCCCTGGTCGCGGACGATCTTGCGGAAGAAGAAGTCCTGGCCCTGGATGGCCGTGGTGCCCTCGTAGAGGGTGTCGATCTTGGCATCCCGGATGTACTGCTCGATCGGGTACTCCTGCAGGAAGCCGGAGCCGCCGAAGGTCTGCAGCGACTGGGCGAGCTGCTCGTAGCCCTTCTCGGAGCCGTAGCCCTTCACGATCGGGAGCAGCAGGTCGTTCAGGCCGATCAGGGCCTTCGCGTCCTCGCCCGCCGCCTCCTTGACCTGGATCTCGTCCTGGACCGCGGCCGTGTAGAGGACGAGGGAGCGCATGCCCTCGGCGTACGCCTTCTGCGTCATCAGCGAGCGGCGGACGTCGGGGTGGTGCGTGATGGTGACCTTGGGCGCGGTCTTGTCCATGAAGTTCGCCAGGTCGGTGCCCTGGACGCGCTCCTTGGCGTACTCGAGGGCGTTGAGGTAGCCCGTCGAGAGGGTGGAGATCGCCTTCGTGCCGACCATCATGCGGGCGAACTCGATGATGAGGAACATCTGGCGGATGCCGTCGTGCTTGTCGCCGATCAGCCAGCCCTTGGCGGGGTGCTGGTCGCCGAAGGTCATCTCGCACGTGTTGGAGGCCTTGAGGCCCATCTTGTGCTCGACGTTGGTGGCGTAGACGCCGTTGCGCTCGCCCAGCTCGCCGGTCTCCCAGTCGAAGTGGAACTTCGGCACGAGGAAGAGGGAGAGGCCCTTGGTGCCGGGGCCGTGGCCCTCGGGGCGGGCGAGGACGTAGTGGAGGATGTTCTCCTCCATGTCGTGCTCACCGGAGGTGATGAAGCGCTTCACGCCCTCGATGTGCCAGGAGCCGTCCTCCTGCTGGACCGCCTTCGTGCGGCCGGCGCCGACGTCCGAGCCGGCGTCCGGCTCGGTGAGGACCATCGTGGAGCCCCAGCGCTTCTCGACGGCGATCTGCGCGACCTTCTTCTGCGCCTCGTTGCCCTCGTTGAAGAGGATGCCGGCGAACGCCGGGCCGGAGGAGTACATCCAGATGGCCGGGTTCGAGCCGAGCAGCAGCTCCGCGTACGCCCAGATCAGGGAGCGGGGCGAGGTGGTGCCGCCGATCTCCTCGGGGAGGCCCAGGCGCCAGTACTCGGACTCCATGAAGGCCTCGTAGGACTTCTTGAAGCTCGCCGGGACGGGCGCGGTGTTCGTCTCGGGGTCGAAGACCGGCGGGT harbors:
- a CDS encoding M18 family aminopeptidase codes for the protein MSSAPSRPSQAFDRGHTDDLMTFLAVSPSPYHVVANAAERLEKAGFRQVEETASWDASAGGKYVIRGGAIIAWYVPEGAAAHTPYRIVGAHTDSPNLRVKPQPDMGAQGWRQVAVETYGGTLLNTWLDRDLGLAGRLTLRDGSTKLVNVDRAVLRVPQLAIHLDRQVNDGLKLDRQRHMQPIWGLGEVHEGDLISFVAQEAGVDAEDVAGWDLMVHAIEAPSYLGRDRELLAGPRMDNLISVHAGVAALTAVSAQPDLAYIPVLAAFDHEENGSESDTGAQGPLLGNVLERSVYARGGAYEDRARAFAGSVCLSSDVGHAVHPNYAERHDPTHHPRPNGGPILKVNVNQRYATDGTGRAVFAAACEKAGVPWQSFVSNNDMPCGTTIGPITAARHGISTVDIGVACLSMHSARELCGADDPYHLANALVAFLEG
- a CDS encoding acyl-CoA dehydrogenase translates to MGHYKSNLRDIEFNLFEVLGRDKVYGTGPFEEMDVETAKSVLDEIRRLAENELAESFADADRNPPVFDPETNTAPVPASFKKSYEAFMESEYWRLGLPEEIGGTTSPRSLIWAYAELLLGSNPAIWMYSSGPAFAGILFNEGNEAQKKVAQIAVEKRWGSTMVLTEPDAGSDVGAGRTKAVQQEDGSWHIEGVKRFITSGEHDMEENILHYVLARPEGHGPGTKGLSLFLVPKFHFDWETGELGERNGVYATNVEHKMGLKASNTCEMTFGDQHPAKGWLIGDKHDGIRQMFLIIEFARMMVGTKAISTLSTGYLNALEYAKERVQGTDLANFMDKTAPKVTITHHPDVRRSLMTQKAYAEGMRSLVLYTAAVQDEIQVKEAAGEDAKALIGLNDLLLPIVKGYGSEKGYEQLAQSLQTFGGSGFLQEYPIEQYIRDAKIDTLYEGTTAIQGQDFFFRKIVRDQGASLNALAEEIKKFLAVGTGGEELAGARDALAKAAVDLEGIVGKMLTDLTATGEDVKNIYKVGLNTTRLLMASGDVVVGYLLLKGAAVAAEKLAAGASAKDQAFYQGKIAAAKFFAANVLPGVGAERALAEAVDGSLMDLDEAAF